A genomic stretch from Arachis stenosperma cultivar V10309 chromosome 3, arast.V10309.gnm1.PFL2, whole genome shotgun sequence includes:
- the LOC130970720 gene encoding indole-3-pyruvate monooxygenase YUCCA2-like isoform X1, producing MKYMKEVEGKSIHDWRMRRRRKESIWIPGAVIVGGGPSGVAAAACLKQKGIPSVVLERAHCLASMWQLKTYDRMRLHLPKHLCQLPLMPFPSNFPSYPTKHQFVSYLKAYADHFDIKPCFGKTVVSAELDDRIGHWRVKTETQDEYISKWLIVASGENAEEVVPEVEGMDEFAGPILHTSSYKSGAMFSGNNVLVVGCGNSGMEVCLDLCEHNARPSLVVRDSVHILPQQMFGRSTFGVSMGLLKWFPINVVDKFLLVMSHIMLGDTARFGLQRPKLGPLQLKNLCGKTPVLDVGTLAHIKSRKIKVCRGIKRLTRHAVEFVDGKIENFDAIILATGYKSNVPLWLKGSDMFCEKDGFPRKPFPNGWKGENGLYAVGFTKRGLLGASIDAIRIAQDIAHSWKKEGYCTLPIP from the exons ATGAAGTACATGAAGGAAGTAGAAGGAAAAAGCATCCATGATTGGAGaatgaggaggagaagaaaggAAAGTATATGGATTCCTGGAGCAGTGATAGTGGGAGGAGGGCCATCAGGGGTGGCAGCAGCGGCATGTCTGAAGCAGAAAGGTATCCCATCGGTGGTTCTGGAAAGGGCTCATTGCTTGGCATCAATGTGGCAGCTCAAGACCTACGACCGCATGCGCCTTCATCTTCCTAAACACTTGTGCCAGCTTCCTCTCATGCCATTCCCCTCCAACTTCCCCTCTTATCCAACCAAACACCAGTTTGTTTCTTACCTCAAGGCCTACGCTGATCATTTCGACATCAAGCCGTGCTTTGGAAAGACTGTGGTGAGTGCTGAGCTTGATGACAGAATTGGGCACTGGAGAGTGAAGACGGAGACACAAGACGAGTACATCAGTAAGTGGCTCATAGTGGCCAGCGGAGAGAACGCGGAGGAGGTGGTGCCTGAGGTCGAAGGGATGGATGAGTTTGCAGGGCCCATACTTCACACAAGCTCGTATAAGAGCGGAGCCATGTTCAGTGGAAATAATGTTTTGGTGGTTGGTTGCGGAAACTCCGGAATGGAGGTTTGTTTGGATCTATGCGAACATAATGCTCGCCCATCCCTTGTCGTTAGAGATTCg GTGCATATCTTGCCGCAGCAGATGTTTGGGAGATCAACATTTGGAGTGTCCATGGGGTTACTGAAATGGTTCCCAATAAACGTTGTGGATAAGTTCTTACTTGTAATGTCGCACATCATGCTTGGGGACACTGCCCGATTCGGACTTCAACGTCCCAAACTTGGCCCTCTGCAGCTCAAGAACTTATGTGGAAAGACACCAGTCTTGGATGTTGGAACACTTGCTCACATCAAATCTCGAAAAATTAAGGTTTGCCGTGGAATCAAACGACTAACACGCCATGCGGTGGAGTTCGTTGATGGCAAAATAGAGAATTTTGACGCCATTATTCTCGCAACGGGATACAAAAGCAACGTACCCTTATGGTTAAAG GGAAGCGACATGTTTTGTGAGAAAGATGGGTTTCCGAGGAAGCCATTCCCAAATGGATGGAAAGGTGAAAATGGACTTTATGCCGTGGGTTTCACCAAACGTGGCCTTCTTGGTGCATCCATTGACGCTATCAGAATTGCACAGGATATTGCACATTCCTGGAAAAAAGAAGGATATTGTACCCTCCCAATTCCATGA
- the LOC130970720 gene encoding indole-3-pyruvate monooxygenase YUCCA2-like isoform X2 yields the protein MRRRRKESIWIPGAVIVGGGPSGVAAAACLKQKGIPSVVLERAHCLASMWQLKTYDRMRLHLPKHLCQLPLMPFPSNFPSYPTKHQFVSYLKAYADHFDIKPCFGKTVVSAELDDRIGHWRVKTETQDEYISKWLIVASGENAEEVVPEVEGMDEFAGPILHTSSYKSGAMFSGNNVLVVGCGNSGMEVCLDLCEHNARPSLVVRDSVHILPQQMFGRSTFGVSMGLLKWFPINVVDKFLLVMSHIMLGDTARFGLQRPKLGPLQLKNLCGKTPVLDVGTLAHIKSRKIKVCRGIKRLTRHAVEFVDGKIENFDAIILATGYKSNVPLWLKVDMFCEKDGFPRKPFPNGWKGENGLYAVGFTKRGLLGASIDAIRIAQDIAHSWKKEGYCTLPIP from the exons atgaggaggagaagaaaggAAAGTATATGGATTCCTGGAGCAGTGATAGTGGGAGGAGGGCCATCAGGGGTGGCAGCAGCGGCATGTCTGAAGCAGAAAGGTATCCCATCGGTGGTTCTGGAAAGGGCTCATTGCTTGGCATCAATGTGGCAGCTCAAGACCTACGACCGCATGCGCCTTCATCTTCCTAAACACTTGTGCCAGCTTCCTCTCATGCCATTCCCCTCCAACTTCCCCTCTTATCCAACCAAACACCAGTTTGTTTCTTACCTCAAGGCCTACGCTGATCATTTCGACATCAAGCCGTGCTTTGGAAAGACTGTGGTGAGTGCTGAGCTTGATGACAGAATTGGGCACTGGAGAGTGAAGACGGAGACACAAGACGAGTACATCAGTAAGTGGCTCATAGTGGCCAGCGGAGAGAACGCGGAGGAGGTGGTGCCTGAGGTCGAAGGGATGGATGAGTTTGCAGGGCCCATACTTCACACAAGCTCGTATAAGAGCGGAGCCATGTTCAGTGGAAATAATGTTTTGGTGGTTGGTTGCGGAAACTCCGGAATGGAGGTTTGTTTGGATCTATGCGAACATAATGCTCGCCCATCCCTTGTCGTTAGAGATTCg GTGCATATCTTGCCGCAGCAGATGTTTGGGAGATCAACATTTGGAGTGTCCATGGGGTTACTGAAATGGTTCCCAATAAACGTTGTGGATAAGTTCTTACTTGTAATGTCGCACATCATGCTTGGGGACACTGCCCGATTCGGACTTCAACGTCCCAAACTTGGCCCTCTGCAGCTCAAGAACTTATGTGGAAAGACACCAGTCTTGGATGTTGGAACACTTGCTCACATCAAATCTCGAAAAATTAAGGTTTGCCGTGGAATCAAACGACTAACACGCCATGCGGTGGAGTTCGTTGATGGCAAAATAGAGAATTTTGACGCCATTATTCTCGCAACGGGATACAAAAGCAACGTACCCTTATGGTTAAAGGT CGACATGTTTTGTGAGAAAGATGGGTTTCCGAGGAAGCCATTCCCAAATGGATGGAAAGGTGAAAATGGACTTTATGCCGTGGGTTTCACCAAACGTGGCCTTCTTGGTGCATCCATTGACGCTATCAGAATTGCACAGGATATTGCACATTCCTGGAAAAAAGAAGGATATTGTACCCTCCCAATTCCATGA